A region from the Campylobacter subantarcticus LMG 24377 genome encodes:
- a CDS encoding HD domain-containing protein — translation MLEIIENLMKFIYTHKKVREFIYYFIISIAGFLLFVFVLLNINIGVQKSNLSLLFNSQTYYYLFNIYQREIAIFLIIEQIILLSFIYYQNHKLNQHIKNSKKDELQVIHIKDLSKLWIEEESIILNDPLKQSLKRKYQPLAHTKNEDLLSIAHFKNDNIILFLEKSIKPYLNILESEELKAIVKLLHILEDNSKAPSVVPNKNDPNATYGFGHLKNIVEPLTLDGKTRFDIFYTISLLDHTLEVARNTIDTIESNKNFKKKDILAQAIISALAHDIGKIEKYKMQDKSKDFIALKEQPHHVISNIILYDSFKTLPNLDQIAKAVINHHSGAIAKEDVLLKLLVDCDKQTREKEIHSYLVKYNAFESNKAVTFRKNIFTQLQTLEEKNNYSLLIIKSKDEQLKSTAIKEFIQDESIINFSNEDNKLIMLIQEKSKNKIMANILTPIISFCTEEGIFIKTILINLQDIEYLDKTYMKNIIKELFDHIQNKETNFIHYADYKKIKHSKISISDNSTTEESKTHNEDKSSKSKEIITQIKDKLQTKTAQENQEKILQLKTDESAEEGFDIQNIEKLFLDKLKNKINTIEYYGTKNEINSISHKNFVLFKKSCLIKILGELIGGDSESLDRKVNFLIKYYKNHQDEDKRLVWFVNTDSGFYESLFYIYENGEKEVFSCIPFEAKLAFNLDSYELEKIKEKSDLKKYNIGKYRGEKNATK, via the coding sequence GTTTAATTCTCAGACTTATTATTATCTTTTTAATATATACCAAAGAGAAATCGCTATATTTTTAATCATAGAACAAATTATACTCCTATCTTTTATTTATTATCAAAACCATAAGCTTAATCAGCACATTAAAAACTCAAAAAAAGACGAATTGCAAGTTATACACATAAAAGACTTATCAAAGCTTTGGATTGAAGAAGAAAGTATTATTTTAAATGATCCGTTAAAACAAAGTCTAAAAAGAAAATATCAACCATTAGCTCATACTAAAAACGAAGATTTGTTATCAATAGCACATTTTAAAAACGATAATATTATCCTATTTTTGGAAAAATCTATAAAGCCTTATTTGAATATTTTAGAATCAGAAGAATTAAAAGCCATAGTAAAACTTTTACATATTTTAGAGGATAATTCAAAAGCTCCAAGCGTTGTGCCAAATAAAAACGACCCAAACGCAACATATGGTTTTGGGCATTTAAAAAATATCGTAGAGCCATTAACTCTTGATGGTAAGACTAGATTTGATATATTTTATACCATAAGCTTATTAGATCATACACTTGAAGTAGCAAGAAATACTATTGACACTATTGAAAGTAACAAAAATTTTAAGAAAAAAGATATTTTAGCACAAGCCATTATTTCAGCATTAGCACATGATATAGGTAAAATAGAAAAATACAAAATGCAAGATAAAAGTAAAGATTTTATAGCATTAAAAGAACAACCTCATCATGTTATTTCAAACATTATTTTATACGATAGCTTTAAAACTCTTCCAAATTTAGATCAAATAGCTAAAGCTGTTATAAATCATCACTCAGGAGCTATAGCAAAAGAAGATGTATTATTAAAGCTTTTGGTTGATTGTGATAAACAAACAAGAGAAAAAGAAATACATAGCTATCTTGTAAAATACAATGCTTTTGAAAGCAATAAAGCAGTAACCTTTAGAAAAAATATTTTTACGCAATTGCAAACTTTAGAAGAAAAAAACAATTATTCTCTTTTAATTATTAAAAGCAAAGATGAGCAGTTAAAATCTACAGCAATAAAAGAATTCATTCAAGATGAAAGTATTATAAATTTTAGCAATGAAGATAATAAGCTTATTATGTTAATCCAAGAAAAATCAAAAAACAAAATAATGGCAAATATTCTCACACCTATAATTAGTTTCTGTACAGAAGAAGGCATTTTTATCAAAACAATTCTTATCAACTTGCAAGATATAGAATATTTAGATAAAACATATATGAAAAATATCATCAAAGAGCTATTTGATCATATACAAAACAAAGAAACAAATTTTATTCATTATGCAGATTATAAAAAGATAAAACATTCTAAAATATCCATATCAGATAATAGCACCACAGAAGAATCAAAAACGCATAACGAAGACAAATCTAGCAAGTCAAAAGAAATAATTACTCAAATAAAAGACAAATTACAAACCAAGACAGCCCAAGAAAATCAAGAAAAAATATTACAGTTAAAAACCGATGAAAGCGCAGAAGAAGGTTTTGATATACAAAATATAGAAAAACTGTTTCTTGATAAATTAAAGAATAAAATCAATACAATAGAATATTATGGAACAAAAAATGAAATTAATTCTATCTCTCATAAAAATTTTGTTCTTTTTAAAAAATCATGTTTAATTAAAATACTAGGAGAGCTAATCGGTGGTGATAGTGAAAGTTTGGATAGAAAGGTTAATTTTTTAATTAAATATTATAAAAATCATCAAGATGAAGATAAAAGATTAGTTTGGTTTGTAAATACAGATAGTGGCTTTTATGAATCTTTATTTTACATCTATGAAAATGGTGAAAAAGAAGTATTTTCTTGCATTCCATTTGAAGCCAAACTTGCTTTTAATCTAGATTCTTATGAGCTTGAAAAAATTAAAGAAAAATCTGATTTAAAAAAATACAACATAGGAAAATATAGAGGAGAAAAAAATGCCACAAAATAA
- a CDS encoding plasmid segregation protein ParM yields the protein MQTQKIAIDIGYGDTKVFFNDKLFKFPSAIEQVRQTQVDLKEEKVDVYSYNGVHFRVGEKALLNAIATRGFNFLTKYSPLLVFHAFKLAGVDLNKPIELATGLSLLNFHKSKEFIEILNDFSINKEYIKLDVTLFAQGQGIFLENKNEQDEIVGIIDIGYNTLDFLVFDKDSPRSDYCFANQNGANKIIVDLQKMLTKEFKANISEQEAKKAFVNKSIKVLGEVVDLEDTIKTMTFSYMDMILDEVYNNCNDILVRADKIILGGGGAYFLDEESIKDKYSNMIMAKTPHEFSNVRGYFLGAFKE from the coding sequence ATGCAAACACAAAAAATTGCAATAGATATAGGTTATGGTGATACAAAAGTATTTTTCAATGACAAACTTTTTAAATTTCCATCAGCAATAGAGCAGGTTAGACAAACACAAGTTGATCTAAAAGAAGAAAAAGTTGATGTATATTCTTACAATGGGGTGCATTTTAGAGTAGGTGAAAAGGCTTTATTGAATGCAATAGCTACTAGGGGTTTTAACTTCTTAACAAAATATTCCCCTTTATTAGTATTTCATGCTTTTAAATTAGCTGGAGTAGATTTAAACAAACCTATAGAGTTAGCCACAGGTCTTTCTTTATTAAATTTTCATAAATCAAAAGAATTTATAGAGATATTAAATGATTTTTCTATCAATAAAGAATATATAAAACTTGATGTTACATTGTTTGCTCAAGGACAGGGCATTTTTTTAGAAAATAAAAATGAGCAAGATGAAATAGTAGGTATTATAGATATAGGCTATAACACTTTGGATTTCTTAGTATTTGATAAAGATAGTCCAAGATCTGATTATTGCTTTGCTAATCAAAATGGAGCTAATAAGATTATAGTTGATTTGCAAAAAATGCTAACAAAAGAATTTAAAGCAAATATTAGCGAGCAAGAAGCTAAAAAAGCTTTTGTTAATAAAAGCATTAAGGTTTTAGGTGAGGTGGTTGATTTGGAAGATACCATTAAAACCATGACTTTTTCTTATATGGATATGATTTTAGATGAAGTTTATAACAACTGCAATGATATTTTAGTAAGAGCTGATAAGATTATTTTAGGCGGTGGCGGTGCTTACTTTTTAGATGAAGAGAGTATAAAAGATAAATACTCAAATATGATTATGGCAAAAACTCCACATGAGTTCTCTAATGTAAGAGGATATTTTTTAGGTGCATTTAAAGAATAA